GGGCGGACTTGGCGGAGGGGACGTTCTTTATTTTCATAAGGTTACCGTTAAGGTGGTTCTTGATGGTGAGCCAGTGCAATTTCATTGTAGGGCCGGTTTCTCGCGCACCATGGACAAGGCGGGCATCGGCTTTCTGGGCAGGCATGGATTCTTTGAATTATTTGAGGATGTTTGTTTTCATGAAGACAAGAAGAAATTTGTTTTGAAAACCAATGATGATTTAGATTTTGAAGAATAGATTTTCTCCCCCCAAAATCCAGCAAATCAAAACTCCCCGATTGGCAAATCATTTAAATATCGTATATACTTGGCCCATCATGTATTTAAATCCAAGAATAAGACGCTTTCTGGCTTTGGGCCTGCTTTTTGCCTTTTTGGGCAATGGCTTGACCTTGCCACCTGCCTATGCTGACGTAGGGGCGATTATTAATCGCCCCTACATGCCTGCCCCCGGCACCCGCATTGGCTTAAGCCCCGCCTTTAACCCCCCGGTCCTCAAAGGCCTCAAGGTCCATCCTGACAACCCATTTCGTTTTGACTTTATTCTTGATCAAGGTGATTCCCTCCCCCTTGTGGGGAGGGCTAGGGAGGGGGATAAGCAAGAAGAACTCAAACAAGAAGCCAATAAACTCATCAAGTACTTCCTCGCCTCTTTGACCGTTCCAGAGAAGGACTTGTGGGTCAATTTATCTCCCTATGAGAAAGACCGCATCGTCCCTACATCCTTTGGCCAAACCGAGATGGGACGTGACCTCTTAGCCCAGGACTATCTGCTCAAACAGATCACGGCAAGCCTCATTTATCCTGAAGACGAATTCGGCAAGAAGTTCTGGAACAGGATATACCAAGAAGCAGCCAAAAGGTATGGAACAACCAATATACCGGTCAATACCTTCAACAAGGTCTGGATCGTTCCCGAGAAGGCCGTTGTCTACGAGAATGCCCAGGCAGGCACGGCCTATGTGGTTGAATCAAAGCTTAAAGTCATGCTGGAACAGGACTACCTAGCTCTTGAACATCAAGGGCGGGTCCTGCAAAGCCACTATGGAACCCGGCCTGCTCACCAGCTCGCAGGCGCGCTAAGCGGTCCGGCTTATTCGCCGGACCAGCGCCCCGCACCACGCGGGGATGTTAATGCTCTTGGCTCCCAAGTCGTCCGTGAAATAGTAATCCCAGCCCTGACCAAGGAAGTCAACGAAAACAAAAATTTCGCCCAACTGCGTCAGGTCTACAACTCTCTTATCCTGGCCACCTGGTACAAGAAGAAGATCAAGGACAGCATCCTTCTTCAAGTGTATGCGGACAAGAATAAAATCTCAGGCATTGGCTACGCTACGCCAACCCGGGGACATGTTCCGCAGAACGTGTCCCCAAGCACGTTGCCAACCAACCAAGCACTGAATGTGAAAGCACCCCAGGGAAACCCGCCCAACGATGTCGAAGCCATTTACCAGCAATACCTCACCGCCTTCAAGAAAGGCGTTTATAACTATATCAAAGAAGAGCAGGACCCCATCACCCAACAGATGATCCCAAGGAAGTATTTTTCGGGTGGCGCCACTATGGGGCAAACGGAAAAGATTTTAGATGTTGTGGACGAGGCTATGTTGGGAAGTGAAAGGGTTGATCGGATCATAAATGGTATTAAGAAAGCGACCTTAGTTATTTTGACTGCCGGATTAGTGCTGTCCCCTGGCGATACTCGACCGACACATTTGCCTCATCAAACGACGATCACCTTGGATAAATCCGTAGAGAGAACCATTACAGATGCTGTTAATACTCTGCCTTATTTTGAGTGGCGCGTGATGGGAGCAAAAGACAATCTTAAGGTAGCACAATTTATTGATCAAAATCTCATGGTTTATTATGCTGCAGATTCCGGTCCCATTCGACAGGTTAATAGACCGACAGTTTTTTATAGAGACATTCCGCAGGTCGGCCCGGCGTACATCGCAGCCATGATCCCGGGGACGGAAGGAGCCCGGAGGAGGCATATTGTACTTTCCGCGCATTTTGACACGAGAAGTATGTACGGCGCGGATGATAATGGTTCGGGGATTTCGTCACTTTTGGCGATCGCCAGGGCCGCAGTCAATTACACCTTTCGGGACAATGTTTATTTTATATTTACCAATGATGAAGAATATGGAAAGCTGGGAGCAAGAGCTGCTGTTAAAGATTTGCAGGATGTTGGAATTAATGACGGTAATGTTTTCTTTATCGATATTGATAGCATAGGCCAGTCACATTTAAGTTTGTCGAAAGAAGGAACAAAGCCGGATATATGGCTTTCTAAACCTATTGTATCCAAGGGGCAAGATGCCGTGAGTGTATTGGAAAAAGAGGTCCGGAACGTTCTTTCCAACGACCCACCATTTAATTTGCATAATGACATTAACGATGTATCAGCTTTTGAGACATTGCCTAGCGATGCGTCAGCATATACCCTTTACGGATATCCAGCTTTAACTGTTTCAGGCATCCCCTGGGGTAAATCCACAATACTCCATACTGAAAAGGACTCCCCAGACAAGGTGTCGCCAACGTCCATTTATCAGATCACGAGGTGGATTTTATCCTCATTACATCAACTGGCCAGGGGAGAGAAAGATATTGTTTGGCAAGCGTCTGTCTCCTATATTCCCTTGACTTCCGCCGGGATTGATCGCACGGAACGGAACTATTTAACGGATACACAAAGATTATTTGAGTCGTACGGGCTTTCTTTTCAATCGCGCCACGCCGTTTCACTAGACGAATATGAGTTGTTATCGCGATGGATGAGTTTTATCAGGGAAAAGTTCCCGGGTTATCGGGAACATTTCAAGGGGATTATATATGATCTGTCTTCGGGCATTGCTCATGCCAATCGACAGACAAGAATGATCGAGTTCGGGTTTCCTCTTCGTTCCAAGGCGATCTGGCTTCCTTACGGGTACTCGTTAAAATCCGGGGTATGGTATGCATCCGCAGATCTTGTCTTAACACATGAACTGGGGCATTTTATCAGTGAAGATGGATTGAGAAAGCAAGGAGTTGATTTGCACAGGTCTGGTTATATAGGCGATCTTCATACGCCTGAAGAATTGTTTGCGACTGACCTTGCTCTATGGTTGTTATATGGGAATTTGAAATCAGCCCCGGCTGTATTCCTAGATCACTACATTCATGGCGATTACGATTTTAAGACAGGCCAATTAACAACAATTATGAAGGAGGAACCTAAAAATATTGTTCCGTGGGAAATCCAAAGAATGAATTTGATTAAAAAGGCCGCTCAGGCAGTGGGTATTTCTATCGGGGGAGGATGGACAGCCGCTCCCGTAGATATAAATCCTTTTGTGCCTAAAAATTTTACTGCTCCTGTAAGAAAAGAGATGAATCCTGTGGATAGTAAGGATACGAAAAAGGATAAAGCTATGTTGAATAAAGGCGGTATTGATTTGAATGCCGTTGATAAGAATTTACAGGTAAAAATGGATTCCCTCCTTCGCGGGAATGACAAGGAGGGGGTCAAATTCAACATCAACCCCGTTATCTTGGAGCAATTGCAAAACGCCCCGGGCTTTGTGCCGGTCATTATCAACATCCAGCCCATGAATGATCTCCATTTGTTTCTGGGGATCCAAAATTAAATAGCCATGTTCTGGATTCCCGACAGAAGCATTCGGGAATGACACATAAAAATATCACTTCCCCGTTGACTTCCCGTCGATTGACCGTTAAATTAAAATGTATATGCATTTTAAACGTTTGGAAATTTTTGGCTTTAAGTCCTTTGCCGAGAAGACCGTGCTGGAATTCCAGCCCGGCCTCACCGCCATCGTCGGGCCCAACGGCTGCGGCAAGAGCAATGTCTTTGACGCTGTTCGTTGGGTCTTAGGCGAGCAGAGTGTTAGGGAATTGCGCGGCTCGTCCATGGAGGACGTGATCTTCAACGGCACCGACAGCAAGCCCCCCCTGGGGTTCGCCGAAGTCAGCTTGACCTTTTCCAACGAAAAGAAGATCCTCCCCATTGAATACGACGAGGTCACCGTCACCCGGCGGCTGTTCCGTTCCGGGGAAAGCGAATATCTCATCAACAAGAACGTTTGCCGCCTGAAGGACATCGTTGAGCTCTTTTTGGGCACCGGTGTCGGGGCGGAAGCGTATTCTTTGATCCAGCAGGGCAAGGTGGACTTAGTCGTCAGCGCCAAGCCCGAAGACCGCCGCCAGATCTTTGATGAGGCCGCCGGCATCACCAAATATAAAGCCAAGAAAAAAGAGGCGCTGGGCAAACTCAAGGAAACCGAAGACAATCTTTTGCGCATCAATGACATTGTCGTTGAGGTCAAACGCCAGATCGGCTCCATCGAGCGCCAGGCCAAAAAGGCCCAGCGTTACAAGGAGGACTTTGAGCGGCTCAAGAATTTCGAGGTCCTCATCGCCCATCGTCAGATGGCCCGGTTTGCCGCGGACATGCAGGAATTGACGGCCCGGAGCGAGGCCCTGCAGGCCAAGGAGGGTTCTTTAGCCGCCGAACTGCAAGAGGCCAACCGCCGTCTTGACCATGAAACAGCCCTCGTCGAAGAAATAGACGAAGCCATCAGCGCCGCCAAGGCCAGGCAGATGCATCTGGAGAACGACAAGGACAGTTTCGGCCGTCAAATTATTTTAAATGAAGAACGTCTGGCGGACCTGGATACGGTCTGTGCCCGCCTTGAGCAGGACAAAGCCGCGGCCTTGGCCCGCTGCAGTACAAACCAGGGCAAAATTGAAGAGATCCGTTCGGGCCTGGCCCAATTGTCTGAAAATTTGGCCACGGTGCAGGTCCGGCTGCAGGCCAGGAAGGACGCGCTGGCCGTCATCATGCACGCCATCGGCGAGGCGAAACTTTCCATCCAGAATTACGAGAACGAACAATTCCATTTGAATGGCCAGCAGGCGCGCGTCAAGAACCAATTGACCGACAACATGAAACGCGTCACGGAATGCGCGGCGCGCAAGGACCGCCTGGAACATGAAAATAATAAAGTCATCGGCGAGCGCACGCAGGTCAGCCAAAAGGCCGAGGCCATCAACGCGGCCATTGCCCGGTCGGAGTCCATTTTGTCCTCCCTGTGGGCGGACCTGGAAGGCAAACGCGCGCATTTAGCCCAACTGAGATCGTCGCTGGCCGCGCAGGAAACAGCGGCGGACGATCTGGAAAAGAAGAAACTTTTCTTATTGTCCCAAAAAGATTTCGTCGCGAAGATGCAAACACAGTATCAGGACATCCCCGACCCGGTGGTGGAGGGCAAATTCATTTCCTGCGTCCGTCCCAATGAACAGCAGACCGGCATCATCGGCAAGATCAAGGACATCCGGGTCATGGCCGGCGAAGCGGTGCGCGAACTCTATGAGATCACCTGCGCGACCAAATATGTTGAACTCGATCTGCGGCATATGGACGAGCGCATCAGTGTCCTTGACGCCCAATTGGCCCGGGCGCTTGAGGCCAAAGCGCAAATAGTCCTGACCATTGACGCCCGCAATGCCGAAATAGACGCGGACCTTAAGCATATCCAGGAGGGGGAAAAAGGATTTTCCGTCCTGGAAGCGCAGAAAAATAACATTGAGCAGGAAAGCGGAAAGATCACCGGTGAATTGGACCTGATCGTCACGGAATCGGCCCAGGTGGGAACGGATCTGGCCGCGTTAAGGACCCAGGAAAGCGAATTGTCCCAGACGCTGGAGGGCATTACCGGACAGATCCGGCGCTGCCAGGACGATGTCAAAGCCAAGGCCGGATGGATCGCGGCCCAGCATAAAGAGCGTGAGGACATGGGGCTGGCCATCGTGCAGGTGGAGGCCGAAGTGCTTTCCGCGGCGGACAAACGGAAGTCCCACGAGGAGAGCTGTTCGGTTTACACCCAAAATCTGGACCGTGACCTGGCGGACATCGCGCGTTTTGACCGGGAAAGCCAGGAGGCCCAGGCCAAGAAAACCGGACTTCATGAGGGGATCGCGCAGTTGAATAGCCAGCTCGACGGGCTTAAAAGCCGCCAGGAAGCGCTGGCTGTTGAACTGGAAGGCCTTTTGGCCCAGAGATCCGAAATGACCGGCCGTTTGAACAGTTTGCGCGCCCAGACCCGCGGCGTCGAGGATGCGGTCATCGCTTTAAAGACCGACCGCCATAATGACGATTTGCGTCAGCAGGAGATCCATTTTAACGAGCGCGCCCTGAAAGATAAACTTTTGCAGACCTATAAGATCAATTGGGACGAAAGCCCCGCCGCAGGCGGGGCGCCCGTCGACCAAACGCCGATCAATGAGGAAGAAGCCGCCGTTGAGATCGAAAATTTGAAGAAGCGCTGCGAGTCCTACGGCGCGGTGAATCTGGTCGCCATCGAGGAATTTGAGGAATTAAAACAAAGGTTTGAGTTTTTGACCAAGCAGCAAAGCGACCTTTTGACCGCGCGCGAGGCCTTATTGCAGACCATCACCAAGATCAACCGCACCACCCGGCAGATGTTCACCGACACGTTCACGAGGGTCAATGAGGAATTTCAGGTGTATTTCCGCATGCTCTTCGGCGGCGGCCAGGCGCAATTGGTTTTGCAGGACCCCGAGAATGCCCTGGAATGCGGCATTGACATCATCGCCCGTCCGCCGGGCAAGAAATTGCAGAATATTTCGCTTCTTTCCGGCGGCGAGAAGACGCTGACGGCCATCGCGCTCATTTTCGGCGTTTTCAAGGTCAACCCCAGCCCGTTCTGCGTTTTGGACGAGATCGACGCGGCCCTGGACGAAAGCAATATCGGCCGTTTCGCCTATCTTTTGAAGGATTTCGTCAAGATCGCGCAATTCATCGTCATCACCCACAACAAAAAGACCATGGCCAACGCCGACATTCTTTATGGCATCACCATGCAGGAGCGCGGCGTATCCCGCATTGTTTCGGTCAAATTTGATGGTTCGACGGCGCCTGCCCTGAGCAAAGCCGAAGGGCTCAGTGCAAGCGGCCAGAAAAAG
The sequence above is drawn from the Candidatus Omnitrophota bacterium genome and encodes:
- a CDS encoding M28 family peptidase, whose protein sequence is MKNRFSPPKIQQIKTPRLANHLNIVYTWPIMYLNPRIRRFLALGLLFAFLGNGLTLPPAYADVGAIINRPYMPAPGTRIGLSPAFNPPVLKGLKVHPDNPFRFDFILDQGDSLPLVGRAREGDKQEELKQEANKLIKYFLASLTVPEKDLWVNLSPYEKDRIVPTSFGQTEMGRDLLAQDYLLKQITASLIYPEDEFGKKFWNRIYQEAAKRYGTTNIPVNTFNKVWIVPEKAVVYENAQAGTAYVVESKLKVMLEQDYLALEHQGRVLQSHYGTRPAHQLAGALSGPAYSPDQRPAPRGDVNALGSQVVREIVIPALTKEVNENKNFAQLRQVYNSLILATWYKKKIKDSILLQVYADKNKISGIGYATPTRGHVPQNVSPSTLPTNQALNVKAPQGNPPNDVEAIYQQYLTAFKKGVYNYIKEEQDPITQQMIPRKYFSGGATMGQTEKILDVVDEAMLGSERVDRIINGIKKATLVILTAGLVLSPGDTRPTHLPHQTTITLDKSVERTITDAVNTLPYFEWRVMGAKDNLKVAQFIDQNLMVYYAADSGPIRQVNRPTVFYRDIPQVGPAYIAAMIPGTEGARRRHIVLSAHFDTRSMYGADDNGSGISSLLAIARAAVNYTFRDNVYFIFTNDEEYGKLGARAAVKDLQDVGINDGNVFFIDIDSIGQSHLSLSKEGTKPDIWLSKPIVSKGQDAVSVLEKEVRNVLSNDPPFNLHNDINDVSAFETLPSDASAYTLYGYPALTVSGIPWGKSTILHTEKDSPDKVSPTSIYQITRWILSSLHQLARGEKDIVWQASVSYIPLTSAGIDRTERNYLTDTQRLFESYGLSFQSRHAVSLDEYELLSRWMSFIREKFPGYREHFKGIIYDLSSGIAHANRQTRMIEFGFPLRSKAIWLPYGYSLKSGVWYASADLVLTHELGHFISEDGLRKQGVDLHRSGYIGDLHTPEELFATDLALWLLYGNLKSAPAVFLDHYIHGDYDFKTGQLTTIMKEEPKNIVPWEIQRMNLIKKAAQAVGISIGGGWTAAPVDINPFVPKNFTAPVRKEMNPVDSKDTKKDKAMLNKGGIDLNAVDKNLQVKMDSLLRGNDKEGVKFNINPVILEQLQNAPGFVPVIINIQPMNDLHLFLGIQN
- a CDS encoding AAA family ATPase, encoding MHFKRLEIFGFKSFAEKTVLEFQPGLTAIVGPNGCGKSNVFDAVRWVLGEQSVRELRGSSMEDVIFNGTDSKPPLGFAEVSLTFSNEKKILPIEYDEVTVTRRLFRSGESEYLINKNVCRLKDIVELFLGTGVGAEAYSLIQQGKVDLVVSAKPEDRRQIFDEAAGITKYKAKKKEALGKLKETEDNLLRINDIVVEVKRQIGSIERQAKKAQRYKEDFERLKNFEVLIAHRQMARFAADMQELTARSEALQAKEGSLAAELQEANRRLDHETALVEEIDEAISAAKARQMHLENDKDSFGRQIILNEERLADLDTVCARLEQDKAAALARCSTNQGKIEEIRSGLAQLSENLATVQVRLQARKDALAVIMHAIGEAKLSIQNYENEQFHLNGQQARVKNQLTDNMKRVTECAARKDRLEHENNKVIGERTQVSQKAEAINAAIARSESILSSLWADLEGKRAHLAQLRSSLAAQETAADDLEKKKLFLLSQKDFVAKMQTQYQDIPDPVVEGKFISCVRPNEQQTGIIGKIKDIRVMAGEAVRELYEITCATKYVELDLRHMDERISVLDAQLARALEAKAQIVLTIDARNAEIDADLKHIQEGEKGFSVLEAQKNNIEQESGKITGELDLIVTESAQVGTDLAALRTQESELSQTLEGITGQIRRCQDDVKAKAGWIAAQHKEREDMGLAIVQVEAEVLSAADKRKSHEESCSVYTQNLDRDLADIARFDRESQEAQAKKTGLHEGIAQLNSQLDGLKSRQEALAVELEGLLAQRSEMTGRLNSLRAQTRGVEDAVIALKTDRHNDDLRQQEIHFNERALKDKLLQTYKINWDESPAAGGAPVDQTPINEEEAAVEIENLKKRCESYGAVNLVAIEEFEELKQRFEFLTKQQSDLLTAREALLQTITKINRTTRQMFTDTFTRVNEEFQVYFRMLFGGGQAQLVLQDPENALECGIDIIARPPGKKLQNISLLSGGEKTLTAIALIFGVFKVNPSPFCVLDEIDAALDESNIGRFAYLLKDFVKIAQFIVITHNKKTMANADILYGITMQERGVSRIVSVKFDGSTAPALSKAEGLSASGQKKSVPIEPSAKGGSASGGKAEPKAEARLEPQPAVAGV